A genomic window from Promicromonospora sukumoe includes:
- a CDS encoding discoidin domain-containing protein: MTTPVDDDGRSGTMMFRSAARHAPRRGLAPGLLSALTATALAAVVLVPTTTAAAAPAVLSAGASAAASSANAPYLADNLTDGNSATYWESTNNSLPQWAQVDLGSGATVEEVVLKLPAGWEARTQTLSVQAGADGSAFTTLAASAQRRFDPASGNTVTIDVPNTEARYVRVAITANTGWPAGQLSELEVRGTRDTPDPEDPQDPTGTDLAAGRTIAASSTEWTYVAANANDGNTSTYWEGAGGQYPSTLAVTLESAAELSDVVVKLPPATAWGPRTQTFEVQGRTGSGDAWATLAPSAARAFSPATGNTVTVPVTGTAREVRLRFTANTGSGNGQVAELQVFGTPAANPNLTVTGVTATPASPTESDDVTLSAVVKNIGTRASTATDVSFTVDGDEVATGQVGALAAGAQATVTADVGTLTAGSYEIGAEADPSGAVAEQSETDNGYTRPDPLVVTEIASSDLVPTVAWTPTTPAAGETVTFSATIANRGSLATSSGAHGLTVVLRNGSGAVLRTLTGSVSGTIAPGATSQSVNLGTWTAADGSFDVTVTAAPDPTEVAAKRANNEATRSLFIGRGADLPFDTYEAEDGVSGGGATAVGPNRVVGDLAGEASGRKAVTLGQTGSYVEWTTRATANSLVVRFSMPDAAGGGGTNGSLGVYVDGQFVKNIDLTSRYAWLYGNEASPGNQPGQGAPRHIYDEANALLGRTVPAGSTIRLQKTASNPGPYTVDFVDLEQATAQANPDPARYVQPSGFTHQDVQNALDRFRMDTTGNLAGVYLPAGDYQTASKFQVYGKAVDIVGAGPWFTRFHAPAGQENTDIGFRAEGTANGSTFRDFAYFGNYTSRIDGPGKVFDFANVSDMTIDNIWVEHMICMFWAANMDSSEIKGSRIRNTFADALNMTNGSANNHVHNNQARGTGDDSFALFAATDAGGSGQRGNVFENLTSTNTWRAAGLAVYGGQDNTFRNIYIADTLVYSGVTISSLDFGYPMEGFGPAPTVFEGISVVRSGGHFWGAQVFPAVWLFSASKTFTAIRVNDLDIVDPTYSGIMFQTQYVGGQPVNPVQDTVFTDVSITGAQRSGDAYDAKSGYGIWANPLPEAGQGPAVGSATFNGLTFGNNFRDIENPTSTFTINRN; the protein is encoded by the coding sequence GTGACGACCCCCGTCGACGACGACGGGAGATCGGGGACGATGATGTTCCGCTCCGCCGCACGCCATGCACCACGACGGGGGCTCGCCCCCGGGCTCCTGTCCGCACTCACCGCGACGGCCCTCGCCGCGGTGGTCCTCGTTCCGACGACGACGGCAGCCGCCGCGCCCGCCGTCCTGTCCGCCGGCGCGTCGGCCGCGGCCAGCAGCGCCAACGCGCCCTACCTGGCCGACAACCTCACCGACGGCAACTCGGCCACGTACTGGGAGTCGACCAACAACAGCCTGCCGCAGTGGGCGCAGGTCGACCTCGGCTCCGGCGCCACCGTCGAGGAGGTCGTGCTCAAGCTGCCCGCCGGCTGGGAGGCCAGGACCCAGACCCTGTCGGTCCAGGCCGGCGCCGACGGCTCCGCCTTCACCACCCTGGCCGCGAGCGCCCAGCGCCGGTTCGACCCGGCGTCGGGCAACACGGTGACCATCGACGTGCCGAACACGGAGGCCCGCTACGTGCGGGTCGCGATCACGGCGAACACGGGCTGGCCGGCCGGGCAGCTCTCCGAGCTGGAGGTGCGGGGCACACGCGACACCCCGGACCCGGAGGATCCGCAGGACCCGACCGGCACGGACCTGGCGGCGGGCCGCACGATCGCGGCGTCGTCGACCGAGTGGACGTACGTGGCGGCCAACGCCAACGACGGCAACACGAGCACGTACTGGGAGGGCGCGGGCGGGCAGTACCCGAGCACCCTGGCGGTGACGCTGGAGTCCGCGGCGGAGCTGAGCGACGTCGTCGTGAAGCTGCCGCCGGCCACGGCGTGGGGGCCGCGTACCCAGACCTTCGAGGTGCAGGGCCGCACCGGTTCAGGTGACGCGTGGGCCACGCTCGCGCCGTCGGCCGCACGTGCCTTCTCCCCGGCGACGGGCAACACGGTGACGGTCCCGGTCACGGGTACCGCGCGGGAGGTGCGGCTGCGGTTCACCGCGAACACGGGTTCGGGCAACGGTCAGGTGGCCGAGCTGCAGGTGTTCGGCACGCCCGCGGCCAACCCGAACCTCACGGTCACGGGCGTCACGGCCACCCCGGCGTCGCCCACGGAGTCGGACGACGTGACCCTGTCCGCCGTCGTGAAGAACATCGGCACGCGGGCCTCGACGGCCACGGACGTGTCGTTCACGGTGGACGGCGACGAGGTGGCGACCGGCCAGGTGGGCGCGCTCGCCGCGGGCGCGCAGGCCACGGTCACGGCCGACGTCGGCACCTTGACGGCGGGGTCGTACGAGATCGGCGCGGAGGCGGACCCGTCAGGTGCCGTGGCCGAGCAGTCGGAGACCGACAACGGCTACACGCGGCCGGACCCGCTGGTGGTCACCGAGATCGCGAGCTCCGACCTGGTCCCGACCGTCGCCTGGACGCCCACCACACCGGCGGCGGGCGAGACGGTCACGTTCTCGGCGACGATCGCGAACCGCGGTTCGCTCGCGACGTCGTCGGGCGCGCACGGGCTCACGGTGGTGCTGCGGAACGGTTCCGGCGCGGTGCTGCGCACGCTGACGGGCTCCGTCTCGGGGACCATCGCACCGGGCGCGACCAGCCAGAGCGTGAACCTCGGGACGTGGACGGCGGCCGACGGCTCGTTCGACGTCACCGTGACGGCGGCACCCGACCCGACCGAGGTCGCGGCGAAGCGGGCGAACAACGAGGCGACCCGGTCGCTGTTCATCGGCCGCGGTGCCGACCTGCCGTTCGACACGTACGAGGCGGAGGACGGCGTGTCGGGCGGCGGCGCGACCGCCGTCGGGCCCAACCGGGTGGTGGGCGACCTGGCCGGCGAGGCGTCCGGCCGCAAGGCCGTCACCCTGGGCCAGACCGGGTCCTACGTCGAGTGGACCACGCGGGCGACCGCCAACTCCCTGGTGGTGCGCTTCTCCATGCCCGACGCCGCGGGCGGCGGGGGCACCAACGGGTCGCTGGGCGTCTACGTGGACGGTCAGTTCGTCAAGAACATCGACCTGACCTCGCGCTACGCGTGGCTGTACGGCAACGAGGCCAGCCCGGGCAACCAGCCCGGCCAGGGCGCGCCGCGGCACATCTACGACGAGGCGAACGCCCTGCTCGGGCGGACGGTCCCGGCCGGCTCGACGATCCGCCTGCAGAAGACGGCGAGCAACCCCGGGCCGTACACGGTCGACTTCGTGGACCTGGAGCAGGCGACGGCGCAGGCCAACCCGGACCCGGCCCGGTACGTGCAGCCCAGCGGCTTCACGCACCAGGACGTGCAGAACGCGCTCGACCGGTTCCGGATGGACACCACCGGCAACCTCGCCGGCGTCTACCTGCCGGCGGGCGACTACCAGACCGCGAGCAAGTTCCAGGTCTACGGCAAGGCCGTCGACATCGTGGGCGCCGGGCCGTGGTTTACCCGGTTCCACGCGCCGGCCGGGCAGGAGAACACGGACATCGGCTTCCGGGCCGAGGGCACCGCGAACGGCTCGACGTTCCGCGACTTCGCCTACTTCGGCAACTACACCTCGCGCATCGACGGCCCGGGCAAGGTCTTCGACTTCGCGAACGTCTCGGACATGACGATCGACAACATCTGGGTCGAGCACATGATCTGCATGTTCTGGGCCGCCAACATGGACAGCTCGGAGATCAAGGGCTCCCGCATCCGGAACACGTTCGCCGACGCCCTGAACATGACCAACGGCAGCGCGAACAACCACGTGCACAACAACCAGGCGCGCGGCACCGGTGACGACTCGTTCGCGCTGTTCGCGGCGACCGACGCCGGGGGCAGCGGACAGCGGGGCAACGTGTTCGAGAACCTGACGTCCACGAACACCTGGCGGGCCGCGGGCCTGGCCGTCTACGGCGGGCAGGACAACACGTTCCGCAACATCTACATCGCCGACACGCTCGTGTACTCGGGCGTGACGATCAGCTCGCTGGACTTCGGGTACCCGATGGAGGGGTTCGGCCCCGCGCCGACCGTCTTCGAGGGCATCTCCGTGGTGCGCTCCGGCGGGCACTTCTGGGGCGCGCAGGTGTTCCCGGCGGTGTGGCTGTTCTCGGCGTCGAAGACGTTCACCGCCATCCGGGTGAACGACCTCGACATCGTGGACCCGACGTACTCCGGGATCATGTTCCAGACCCAGTACGTCGGCGGGCAGCCGGTCAACCCCGTGCAGGACACCGTGTTCACGGACGTGTCGATCACCGGTGCGCAGCGCAGCGGTGACGCCTACGACGCCAAGTCTGGCTACGGCATCTGGGCCAACCCGCTGCCGGAGGCGGGCCAGGGTCCGGCGGTCGGGTCGGCGACGTTCAACGGGCTGACGTTCGGGAACAACTTCCGCGACATCGAGAACCCGACGTCGACGTTCACGATCAACCGCAACTGA